Proteins encoded within one genomic window of Blattabacterium cuenoti:
- the guaB gene encoding IMP dehydrogenase, whose translation MSLNKKILKEALTFDDVLLVPSYSSIHPSEVSLKTSLTFDITLNIPILSAAMDTVTESSLAISIAREGGIGIIHKNMNIKNQSEEVYRVKRSESGMIDDPITLSRNSTLRHAQSLMRKYHISGLPVIEKDNSLVGIITSRDIKYRMDLDSLVEDVMTKEKLITSTKRNITLEKAKKILLEERIEKLPIVDDNKKLVGLITIRDIDNLIEYPNACKDSKGRLRVGASVGIDKNTLERVDSLVKVGTDIISIDSAHGHSDRILKMIKSIRKYFPDIALLAGNIVTMKAAKDLIDAGSTILKVGIGSGSICTTRVIAGVGMPQITAINDVYEYAKTRNVNVISDGGIRYSGDVVKAIAAGASSVMIGSLFAGTDEAPGEEIIFQGRKFKTYVGMGSLVAMKRGSKDRYFQFNKKFVPEGIEARVPYKGKMKDVLYQICGGLRSGMGYCGVSTITELMKTGKFVRITNSGLKENHPHSVSITKESPNYFNYKNK comes from the coding sequence ATGTCTTTAAATAAAAAAATTTTAAAAGAAGCTTTAACTTTTGATGATGTTTTACTTGTTCCATCTTATTCTTCTATTCATCCATCAGAAGTTTCTCTTAAAACTTCTTTAACATTTGACATTACTCTTAATATTCCTATATTAAGTGCTGCTATGGATACAGTGACTGAATCTTCTCTTGCTATTTCTATAGCAAGAGAAGGTGGAATAGGAATTATTCACAAAAATATGAATATAAAAAATCAATCAGAAGAAGTTTATAGAGTAAAAAGAAGTGAAAGCGGAATGATAGATGATCCTATTACCCTTTCTAGAAATTCAACACTAAGACATGCACAATCTCTTATGAGAAAATATCATATTTCTGGTCTTCCTGTAATTGAAAAAGATAATTCTTTGGTTGGAATTATTACGAGTAGAGATATTAAATATAGGATGGATTTAGATTCTTTGGTAGAAGATGTTATGACAAAAGAAAAATTGATTACTTCTACTAAAAGAAATATAACTTTAGAAAAAGCAAAAAAAATTCTTTTAGAGGAAAGAATAGAAAAATTACCTATTGTAGACGACAATAAAAAATTGGTGGGTTTAATTACAATTAGGGATATTGATAATTTAATAGAATATCCAAATGCATGCAAGGATTCTAAAGGTCGTTTACGAGTAGGAGCATCTGTAGGAATCGATAAAAATACTTTAGAAAGAGTTGATTCTTTAGTAAAAGTTGGAACAGATATTATATCCATAGATTCAGCTCATGGGCATTCCGATAGAATATTGAAAATGATAAAATCAATCAGAAAATATTTTCCAGATATAGCCCTATTAGCTGGAAATATAGTAACTATGAAAGCCGCAAAAGATTTAATTGATGCTGGATCTACTATTTTAAAAGTAGGAATTGGTTCAGGATCTATTTGTACAACAAGAGTTATAGCTGGAGTTGGAATGCCTCAAATTACGGCCATAAATGATGTCTATGAATATGCAAAAACAAGAAATGTGAATGTAATTTCTGATGGAGGAATTCGATATTCAGGAGATGTTGTAAAAGCTATTGCAGCTGGAGCCAGTTCTGTTATGATTGGAAGTTTATTTGCTGGAACAGATGAAGCTCCAGGAGAAGAAATTATTTTTCAAGGAAGAAAATTTAAAACATATGTGGGAATGGGGTCTTTAGTGGCCATGAAAAGAGGAAGCAAAGATCGTTATTTTCAATTCAACAAAAAATTTGTTCCAGAAGGAATAGAAGCTAGAGTTCCTTACAAAGGAAAAATGAAAGATGTTCTTTATCAAATTTGTGGGGGATTACGTTCTGGAATGGGATATTGTGGAGTCTCTACCATTACAGAATTAATGAAAACTGGAAAATTTGTTAGAATTACTAATTCTGGATTAAAAGAAAATCATCCACATAGTGTAAGCATTACAAAAGAATCTCCAAATTATTTTAATTATAAAAACAAATAA
- a CDS encoding ABC transporter permease gives MVFTIVLITQVTIIFSVIITLLTFSIGFGFKEFIIKKLLNIQGQIIIYNNSKRGFLKKKIPILLNQFSNKNCSIRQIHPFSEKNVMIVTNQKNVEKFVFKGFYEKDYNTAFFKYFLVKGSFSKIKKNLFSSQKVILSQKISCSLGLNIGSIIHLNFLSFKKGIPFFTSKKFYVCGLYDTGIPEFDNVYMIGDMKHIQHINNWNENFLEGIELFLSSIIDHKKMELLENKIKKKIPNNFLVKTIYDQFDSDNILEWIHIFNVNILVISFIVLISIIINMVVFLLILILERMKTIGILKIIGAKNKVIYKIFLYYVMKILIPSLIIGNIIGISFLILQKKFRFLSLNKVQYYIDFVPVYLNINDIVLINLSIIFICISTMFFTVFFIINKITLIRVIEFE, from the coding sequence ATGGTTTTTACAATAGTTTTAATTACACAAGTAACAATAATATTTAGTGTAATTATAACTCTTCTAACTTTCTCTATAGGATTTGGATTTAAAGAATTTATAATCAAAAAATTATTAAATATTCAAGGTCAAATTATTATTTATAATAATTCAAAAAGGGGATTTTTAAAAAAAAAAATCCCTATTTTACTCAATCAATTTTCTAATAAAAATTGTTCTATTCGTCAGATTCATCCTTTTTCTGAAAAAAATGTAATGATTGTTACAAATCAAAAAAATGTAGAAAAATTCGTATTTAAAGGATTCTATGAAAAAGATTATAATACTGCTTTTTTTAAATATTTTTTAGTTAAAGGATCTTTTTCAAAAATAAAAAAAAATCTTTTTTCTAGTCAGAAAGTTATTTTATCTCAAAAAATTTCCTGTTCATTAGGGTTGAACATAGGTTCAATTATTCATCTAAATTTTCTTTCTTTTAAAAAAGGAATTCCTTTCTTTACTTCTAAAAAATTTTATGTATGTGGATTATATGATACTGGAATTCCAGAATTTGATAATGTTTATATGATTGGAGATATGAAACATATACAGCATATAAATAATTGGAATGAAAATTTTTTAGAAGGAATTGAATTGTTTTTATCTTCTATTATTGACCATAAAAAAATGGAACTCCTTGAGAATAAAATTAAAAAGAAAATTCCAAATAATTTTTTAGTAAAAACTATTTACGATCAGTTTGATTCTGATAATATTTTAGAATGGATTCATATATTTAATGTAAACATTCTTGTTATTAGTTTTATAGTTTTGATATCTATCATTATTAATATGGTTGTATTTCTTTTAATACTCATTTTAGAAAGAATGAAAACTATAGGAATTTTAAAAATTATAGGAGCTAAAAACAAAGTTATTTATAAGATATTTTTATATTATGTGATGAAAATTTTAATTCCTTCATTGATAATAGGAAATATTATAGGGATTTCCTTTTTAATTTTACAAAAAAAATTTAGATTCTTATCTTTAAATAAAGTACAATATTATATTGATTTTGTTCCTGTTTATTTGAATATCAATGATATAGTTCTTATTAATTTATCCATTATTTTTATATGTATTTCTACTATGTTTTTTACTGTTTTTTTTATTATAAATAAAATAACTCTCATAAGAGTTATAGAATTTGAGTAA
- the rplS gene encoding 50S ribosomal protein L19, with translation MSENYIQYVKNKFLKKNDFPLFNSGDTITVFFEIKEGEKKRIQSFKGVVLKKQGKGLTKTFTIRKMSGEIGIERIFFFNQPSIQKIEVNKKGKVRRAKIYYFRFLKGKKARFL, from the coding sequence ATGTCAGAAAATTACATTCAATACGTGAAAAATAAATTTCTTAAAAAGAATGATTTTCCTTTATTTAATTCTGGAGATACTATAACCGTTTTTTTTGAAATTAAAGAAGGAGAAAAAAAAAGAATCCAATCTTTTAAGGGAGTTGTTCTCAAAAAACAAGGAAAAGGATTAACAAAAACTTTCACTATTCGAAAAATGAGTGGAGAAATAGGAATAGAACGAATATTTTTTTTTAATCAACCCAGTATACAAAAAATAGAAGTGAATAAGAAAGGAAAAGTAAGACGAGCTAAAATTTATTATTTTAGATTCCTTAAAGGAAAGAAAGCAAGATTTCTATAA
- the glmM gene encoding phosphoglucosamine mutase yields the protein MILVKSLSGIRGTLGGKVGESFSPIDIIKISAGYVSWMKRKYKKKSREKYLIILGRDGRTTSFSLQKFLIITFQSLGVDVFDIGLSTTPTVGIAVMNEKADGGIMLTASHNPKNWNGLKIFNSKGEFLSEKDFKKLLCIVDDKTEKYLHFVPFNELGQYKYIENYVQKHINTIISLPLVDVKMIKKAKFKIVVDGINSTGGIAVPNLLKSLGVEIIVKMYCDPHGNFVHNPEPVGKNLKEICKKVPKMQADLGISVDPDVDRVVFICENGNFFGEEYTIVSIADYILKKKLGPIVSTLSSSHALKDLSINRGVPYYSTSVGEVHVVKKMKKVHAVIGGEGNGGIIYPDLRYGRDALVGIALFLTYVASLSKIPLTKLRKKYPNYFMSKKKIQLFHDQKVNVFLEKIKKKYKEEEIDVNDGIKIHFKSHEWIHVRKSKTENIIRIYAESRSKKRASFLVNQIISEIKNFH from the coding sequence TTGATACTTGTCAAATCTTTATCTGGAATAAGGGGAACATTAGGAGGAAAAGTTGGAGAAAGTTTTTCTCCTATAGACATAATAAAAATTTCTGCTGGTTATGTTTCCTGGATGAAAAGAAAATATAAAAAAAAAAGTAGAGAGAAGTATTTAATAATCTTAGGGAGAGATGGTCGTACTACTTCTTTTAGTTTACAAAAATTTTTAATTATCACTTTTCAAAGTCTTGGAGTGGATGTCTTTGATATTGGGTTATCTACAACACCTACTGTAGGCATTGCAGTTATGAATGAAAAAGCAGATGGTGGGATTATGTTAACCGCAAGTCATAATCCAAAAAATTGGAATGGATTAAAGATATTCAATTCTAAAGGAGAATTTTTATCAGAAAAAGATTTCAAAAAATTACTATGCATAGTAGATGACAAAACAGAAAAATATTTACATTTTGTTCCATTTAATGAATTAGGACAATACAAATACATAGAAAACTATGTTCAAAAACATATAAATACTATTATTTCATTACCATTGGTAGATGTCAAAATGATTAAAAAAGCTAAATTTAAAATCGTAGTAGATGGAATTAATTCTACAGGGGGAATAGCTGTTCCTAATCTTTTAAAATCTTTGGGAGTTGAAATAATAGTTAAAATGTATTGTGATCCTCATGGAAATTTTGTTCATAATCCTGAACCTGTTGGAAAAAATTTGAAAGAAATATGCAAAAAAGTACCAAAAATGCAAGCGGATTTGGGAATATCTGTAGATCCAGATGTAGATCGTGTTGTATTTATTTGTGAAAATGGAAATTTTTTTGGAGAAGAGTATACAATAGTGTCTATTGCAGATTATATTTTAAAAAAAAAATTAGGCCCTATTGTTTCTACTTTATCTTCTTCTCATGCATTGAAAGATTTATCCATTAATAGAGGAGTTCCTTATTATTCCACTTCCGTGGGAGAAGTTCATGTTGTCAAAAAGATGAAAAAAGTTCATGCAGTGATTGGAGGAGAAGGAAATGGAGGAATTATTTATCCAGATTTGCGTTATGGGAGAGATGCATTGGTAGGAATTGCCTTATTTTTAACTTATGTAGCCTCACTTTCAAAAATTCCATTAACTAAATTGAGAAAAAAATATCCTAATTATTTTATGTCTAAAAAGAAGATTCAATTATTTCATGATCAAAAAGTTAATGTTTTTTTAGAAAAAATTAAAAAGAAATATAAGGAAGAAGAAATAGATGTCAATGATGGAATTAAAATTCATTTTAAAAGTCATGAATGGATTCATGTAAGAAAATCTAAAACTGAAAATATTATTCGAATATATGCAGAAAGTCGATCAAAAAAAAGAGCATCTTTTTTAGTAAATCAAATAATATCCGAAATAAAAAATTTTCATTAA